The following are encoded together in the Desulfococcus multivorans genome:
- a CDS encoding FAD-dependent oxidoreductase has protein sequence MNKDQYHRIPGKKDGIRIESRVLEEQIQEAVDHGQRYLEIVAYGQHGIGGRLWKAGNETVNVRIVGPPGQRVGAMGFPNTRISVMGPASDDTGWLNAGAQIVVHGNAGNGTCNAMAQGRVYVAGNIGARGMTMTKQNPRFDPPELWVLGSAGDYFGEFMAGGIAVICGWNPQTPDNVLGYRPLVGMVGGKVFFRGPHKGFSRTDAKQVPISDEEWRWLRSNLKMFLERIDRTEILENLDSRDEWQLITTRSPQERMVVKTPSMASFREEVWDRELGKGGLIGDLTDLDRSPIPLIPTGDMRRFVPVWENRKYAAPCEASCPTGIPVQERWRLIREGRVDEAVDLALTYTPFPATVCGYLCPNLCMQSCTRTLQRMPSVDVKQLGRASIAAGAPELPPLSGRRIAVIGGGPAGISTAWQLRLKGHEAILYDTRNILGGKVAAAVPESRLPAEVLTRELERIREVIPHIHLRQELKKEDLARLREDFDYIVIATGAQKPRTLPIPGKERMMTALEFLTRSKDDPFLPGERVIVIGAGNVGCDVATEAHRLGARDITLIDVQKPLAFGKEKADAEAVGARFRWPCFTREITGEGVVLDTGEVLPADTVFIAIGDAPDVAFLPDTVRTDRGYVVTDESQQTTDPRIFAIGDIVRPGLITDAIGAGRRAALAIDDMLAGKRPQGGIRPVIDTRRITLEYFDPRLTDFENTDACGSQCASCGTCRDCGMCATLCPQAAITREEKSDGAFEYVVNPDRCIGCGFCANGCPCGIWSMMENTPIG, from the coding sequence ATGAACAAGGATCAATATCACAGGATACCAGGCAAAAAGGACGGCATTCGGATCGAATCCCGGGTTCTGGAGGAGCAGATTCAGGAGGCCGTCGATCACGGGCAGAGATACCTGGAAATCGTCGCCTACGGACAGCACGGCATCGGCGGCAGGCTGTGGAAGGCCGGAAACGAGACCGTGAACGTCCGCATCGTCGGCCCGCCGGGACAGCGGGTCGGCGCCATGGGCTTCCCCAACACCCGGATATCGGTGATGGGGCCCGCCTCCGACGACACGGGGTGGCTGAACGCCGGGGCACAGATCGTCGTCCACGGCAACGCCGGCAACGGCACCTGCAACGCCATGGCCCAGGGCAGGGTCTACGTGGCCGGAAACATCGGCGCCCGGGGCATGACCATGACCAAACAGAACCCCCGCTTCGATCCCCCGGAACTCTGGGTGCTCGGGTCCGCGGGGGATTATTTCGGGGAGTTCATGGCCGGCGGCATCGCCGTCATCTGCGGCTGGAACCCCCAGACCCCCGACAATGTCCTGGGGTATCGTCCCCTGGTGGGGATGGTCGGCGGCAAGGTCTTCTTCCGGGGTCCCCACAAGGGGTTCAGCCGAACCGACGCCAAGCAGGTCCCCATCTCCGACGAAGAATGGCGATGGTTGAGAAGCAACCTCAAGATGTTCCTGGAACGCATCGACCGGACGGAGATCCTGGAAAATCTGGACAGCCGGGACGAATGGCAGCTCATCACCACCCGATCGCCCCAGGAGCGGATGGTGGTCAAAACCCCCTCCATGGCATCGTTCCGGGAAGAAGTCTGGGACCGGGAGCTGGGCAAGGGGGGACTCATCGGGGATTTGACGGACCTGGACCGCAGTCCGATCCCCCTGATCCCCACCGGCGACATGCGACGGTTCGTGCCGGTGTGGGAAAACAGAAAATACGCGGCCCCGTGCGAGGCCTCCTGCCCCACGGGAATTCCGGTCCAGGAGCGGTGGCGCCTCATCCGGGAGGGCCGGGTGGACGAGGCCGTCGACCTCGCCCTGACCTACACACCCTTTCCCGCCACCGTCTGCGGATATCTCTGTCCCAACCTTTGCATGCAAAGCTGTACCCGCACCCTTCAGCGCATGCCCTCGGTGGACGTCAAACAGTTGGGCAGGGCGAGCATCGCCGCCGGAGCGCCTGAACTCCCCCCCCTGAGCGGACGGCGCATCGCCGTCATCGGCGGCGGCCCCGCAGGCATCTCCACCGCCTGGCAGCTTCGCCTGAAAGGACACGAAGCGATCCTCTACGACACCCGGAACATCCTGGGCGGCAAGGTCGCCGCCGCCGTTCCGGAGAGCCGTCTGCCCGCGGAGGTCCTCACCCGTGAGCTCGAACGGATCCGCGAGGTGATTCCCCACATCCATCTCCGGCAGGAGCTGAAAAAGGAGGACCTGGCCCGCCTTCGGGAGGATTTCGACTACATCGTCATCGCCACGGGGGCGCAGAAGCCCCGAACCCTGCCGATCCCCGGCAAGGAGCGCATGATGACGGCCCTCGAATTCCTGACCCGGTCCAAGGACGATCCGTTCCTGCCGGGAGAACGGGTGATCGTCATCGGCGCCGGAAACGTCGGGTGCGACGTGGCCACCGAGGCCCACCGGCTGGGGGCCCGGGACATCACCCTCATCGACGTCCAGAAGCCGCTGGCCTTCGGTAAGGAGAAAGCGGACGCCGAGGCCGTGGGGGCCCGATTCCGCTGGCCGTGCTTCACCCGGGAGATCACCGGGGAGGGGGTGGTGCTCGACACCGGGGAAGTCCTGCCGGCCGACACCGTTTTCATCGCCATCGGCGACGCCCCCGATGTGGCATTCCTGCCGGACACCGTTCGGACCGACCGCGGGTATGTGGTGACCGACGAAAGCCAGCAGACCACCGACCCCAGGATCTTCGCCATCGGCGACATCGTCCGGCCGGGTCTCATCACCGACGCCATCGGGGCCGGACGGAGAGCCGCCCTGGCCATCGACGACATGCTCGCGGGCAAGCGCCCCCAGGGCGGCATCCGGCCCGTCATCGACACGCGCCGGATCACCCTCGAGTATTTCGATCCGCGCCTGACGGATTTTGAGAACACCGACGCCTGCGGCAGTCAGTGCGCCTCCTGCGGCACCTGCCGCGACTGCGGCATGTGCGCGACCCTCTGCCCCCAGGCGGCCATCACCCGGGAGGAAAAAAGCGACGGCGCCTTTGAATACGTCGTGAATCCGGACCGGTGCATCGGCTGCGGCTTCTGCGCCAACGGTTGTCCCTGCGGGATCTGGTCCATGATGGAAAACACCCCCATCGGATAA
- the tsaA gene encoding tRNA (N6-threonylcarbamoyladenosine(37)-N6)-methyltransferase TrmO, whose product MPDYRFETIGIIRSPFKEKFGIPRQAGLMARARAVLEIFPPYDRDEAFRGLERFSHIWILFVFHGCIRTRWRPTVRPPRLGGNRRVGVFATRSGFRPNPIGLSAVRLEGIGASGTRDGCRLHLAGVDILDGTPVLDIKPYLPYADAVAGADGGFASDPPAADLPVSFSSAAAADLRSREAAMPGLTDFITDMLKADPRPAYHARRRERRRFGTRVFDVDVQWEFREDGIWVTGVADGGDRPPAY is encoded by the coding sequence ATGCCGGATTATCGCTTCGAAACCATCGGCATCATCCGATCGCCGTTCAAGGAAAAATTCGGTATTCCCCGGCAGGCCGGTCTCATGGCCCGTGCCCGGGCCGTCCTTGAGATTTTTCCGCCCTACGACCGGGATGAGGCCTTTCGGGGTCTCGAGCGGTTCTCCCATATCTGGATTCTCTTCGTGTTTCACGGCTGCATCCGCACGAGGTGGCGGCCGACGGTCCGGCCCCCGCGCCTCGGGGGCAACCGGCGGGTGGGTGTCTTCGCCACCCGGTCCGGCTTCAGGCCCAATCCCATCGGCTTGTCGGCCGTCCGGCTGGAAGGGATCGGCGCGTCCGGCACCCGGGACGGATGTCGACTTCACCTCGCCGGGGTCGACATCCTGGACGGGACGCCCGTCCTGGACATCAAGCCCTACCTCCCCTATGCCGACGCCGTTGCGGGTGCCGACGGCGGATTTGCGAGCGATCCGCCCGCCGCCGATCTGCCGGTGTCCTTCAGCTCCGCGGCCGCGGCGGATCTCCGTTCCAGAGAGGCCGCAATGCCGGGCCTTACGGACTTTATCACAGACATGTTGAAGGCCGACCCCCGGCCGGCCTACCATGCCCGTCGCCGGGAGCGGCGGCGCTTCGGCACCCGAGTCTTCGACGTCGATGTGCAGTGGGAGTTCCGGGAGGACGGCATATGGGTGACGGGGGTGGCGGACGGGGGGGATCGCCCTCCGGCGTACTGA
- a CDS encoding MFS transporter has protein sequence MEQHDATGRRVMGGQYFLYFGVLGMFLPYFNLYCFHLGFSGIEIGVLSGVRSLAMIIFPIAWGIVADRRQARRPIYILCNFAATGVWALYLFWDDFIAMFWITLAYGVFFSPIIAFMEAFTMEVLGGEKKRYGRIRAWGTSAFIAVVILLGELIDAAAVDVILVLILAGSFLQAVFSVRVPRTTRRRVIGTGRAKDFLRRRATLIFLGAAFLMLVSHGAYYGFFSIHLEKLGYDKSFIGIAWALASVAEILVMLNSDRIFRRFSLENVLLLSLLIAVFRWAVLSRAGSAAAILASQALHALTYAAFHIAGILYVDRLTPDGSKTLGQAVNNAVTYGLGMMVGFFLSGWLYDAVGASLLFLASAGIAGGGAVLFLGVWIPARRTGTRG, from the coding sequence ATGGAACAGCATGACGCAACGGGCCGTCGGGTCATGGGCGGGCAGTATTTCCTCTACTTCGGCGTATTGGGGATGTTTCTGCCCTATTTCAACCTTTACTGCTTTCATCTCGGCTTCAGCGGGATCGAAATCGGCGTCCTTTCGGGGGTGCGGTCCCTGGCGATGATCATCTTCCCCATCGCGTGGGGTATTGTCGCGGACCGCCGGCAGGCCCGGCGGCCCATCTACATCCTCTGCAATTTTGCGGCGACGGGCGTCTGGGCGCTCTATCTTTTCTGGGACGACTTCATCGCCATGTTCTGGATCACGTTGGCCTACGGCGTCTTTTTTTCGCCCATCATCGCCTTCATGGAGGCGTTCACCATGGAGGTCCTGGGCGGGGAGAAGAAGCGCTACGGGCGAATCCGCGCCTGGGGGACGTCGGCCTTCATCGCCGTGGTGATCCTGCTGGGGGAACTCATCGATGCCGCCGCCGTCGACGTCATCCTGGTGCTGATTCTGGCGGGATCCTTTCTTCAGGCGGTATTTTCGGTGAGGGTGCCCCGGACGACCCGGCGCCGCGTCATCGGCACGGGGCGTGCCAAGGACTTTCTACGCCGGCGCGCCACCCTGATTTTTCTGGGGGCCGCCTTCCTGATGCTGGTGAGCCACGGGGCGTATTACGGCTTTTTTTCCATCCATCTGGAAAAGCTGGGTTACGACAAGAGCTTCATCGGCATCGCCTGGGCCCTGGCGTCGGTGGCGGAGATCCTGGTGATGCTCAACTCCGATCGCATCTTCCGCCGGTTTTCCCTGGAAAACGTTCTCCTGCTCTCCCTTCTCATCGCCGTCTTCCGCTGGGCCGTTCTCTCCCGGGCGGGTTCCGCTGCGGCGATACTGGCGTCCCAGGCGCTCCACGCCCTGACCTACGCCGCCTTTCACATCGCCGGGATCCTCTATGTCGACCGCCTCACGCCCGACGGGTCAAAGACCCTTGGACAGGCGGTGAACAACGCCGTGACCTACGGGCTTGGCATGATGGTCGGATTTTTTCTGAGCGGCTGGCTTTACGACGCCGTGGGGGCGTCTCTCCTTTTTCTTGCAAGCGCCGGGATCGCAGGCGGGGGTGCCGTCCTATTTCTGGGGGTCTGGATTCCGGCCAGGCGGACCGGGACGCGGGGGTGA
- a CDS encoding Hsp20/alpha crystallin family protein, protein MDYIKIRFGNDLDQLSAEFKRNIEEMFRSMSPRFTCTECSWTPPMDIYETPNEIVVLAEIAGVKKEDLDIEINAKAVKIIGKRYEMPRDKSATYRLAEIQCGRFERILFMPVPINTEKATAAYQDGMLHITLAKQPADKPHKISISEE, encoded by the coding sequence ATGGATTACATCAAAATTCGATTCGGCAACGATTTAGATCAATTGAGCGCAGAGTTCAAGAGGAACATCGAGGAGATGTTCCGATCCATGAGTCCACGTTTCACCTGCACCGAATGCTCGTGGACCCCGCCCATGGACATCTACGAAACCCCGAACGAGATCGTCGTTCTCGCTGAAATCGCAGGGGTCAAAAAAGAGGACCTGGATATCGAAATCAACGCCAAGGCCGTGAAGATCATCGGCAAACGCTATGAGATGCCCCGGGACAAAAGCGCCACCTACCGGTTGGCCGAAATCCAGTGCGGCAGATTCGAACGCATCCTCTTCATGCCGGTGCCCATCAACACGGAAAAGGCCACCGCCGCCTACCAGGACGGCATGCTCCATATCACGCTGGCGAAGCAGCCGGCCGACAAACCTCACAAGATATCCATTTCCGAAGAATGA
- the lon gene encoding endopeptidase La: protein MMQQAQPQKNFDPDNLPKTLPILPLFDAALFPKMVLPLVVMQGESVQLVDEAMAKDRIIGLLVAKGPIKPDSDPMEELEKIGTSALILKMAKTDDNKAQLLVQGISRFKVAEYVEGKPYLQAVITHIVEEEKKDREVEALMSNILDIFAKIVQLSPGLPPELINMAKSIQEAGVLADMIASTINSTLEEKQKVLEIQDVKKRLKEVTRLINYQLDILELGNKIQSQVKGDMDKRQREYYLREQLKAIREELGESDETTVEVEDYRARIEAKKLPEEARKEAERELNRLSRMHPSSSEYTVASTYLDWITSLPWNESTEDNLDIAAARKILDEDHYGLKKVKKRIIEYLAVRKLNPESKSPILCFVGPPGTGKTSLGHSIARAIGRRFIRISLGGVRDEAEIRGHRRTYVGALPGRIIQGIRRAESNNPIFMLDEIDKVGSDFRGDPSSALLEVLDPEQNFSFSDHYLDVPFDLSRVMFITTANMLDTIPPPLRDRMEVLQLLGYTEDEKIKIANRYLIPRQRKAHGLTAEQINITAGAVRMIINSYTREAGLRNLEREIAALCRGVAAKIAMNEAESVSIKIGDIAEYLGPIRFTSESKSRLQTPGVAMGMAWTPVGGDLLFIEATAMPGKKGLILTGQLGDVMKESATAALSFIRANAGKLKIPDGFFEEHDIHIHIPAGAIPKDGPSAGVTMLTALTSLITNTPIQKDLSMTGEITLRGQVLPVGGIKEKVLAAHRAKIKTIILPRENEKDLEDIPEKVREEIQFHFVDKMHQVLSIALEKP from the coding sequence ATGATGCAACAAGCACAACCTCAAAAGAATTTTGATCCTGATAATTTACCGAAAACACTTCCTATTCTTCCGTTGTTCGATGCAGCCCTCTTCCCGAAGATGGTCCTGCCCCTGGTGGTCATGCAGGGGGAATCCGTCCAGCTCGTCGACGAGGCCATGGCCAAGGACCGGATCATCGGGCTGCTGGTGGCCAAGGGCCCGATCAAACCGGACTCCGACCCGATGGAGGAACTGGAAAAGATCGGCACCAGCGCCCTTATCCTCAAAATGGCCAAAACCGACGACAACAAGGCCCAGCTCCTGGTTCAGGGGATCAGCCGATTCAAGGTGGCGGAATACGTCGAAGGAAAGCCCTACCTCCAGGCGGTCATCACCCACATCGTCGAAGAGGAAAAGAAGGACAGGGAGGTGGAAGCCCTCATGTCCAACATCCTGGACATCTTCGCCAAGATCGTTCAGCTCTCGCCCGGGCTGCCCCCCGAGCTGATCAATATGGCCAAGTCGATCCAGGAGGCCGGGGTTCTGGCCGACATGATCGCCTCCACCATCAATTCCACCCTGGAGGAGAAGCAGAAGGTTCTGGAGATTCAGGACGTCAAGAAGCGTCTCAAGGAGGTCACCCGGCTGATCAATTACCAGCTCGACATTCTCGAGTTGGGCAACAAGATCCAGTCCCAGGTCAAGGGCGATATGGACAAGCGGCAGCGGGAATACTATCTCCGGGAGCAGCTCAAGGCCATCCGGGAAGAATTGGGGGAAAGCGACGAGACCACCGTCGAGGTGGAGGACTACCGCGCCAGGATCGAAGCCAAGAAGCTTCCGGAAGAAGCACGGAAAGAGGCGGAGCGGGAGCTGAACCGGCTCTCCCGGATGCACCCGTCCTCTTCGGAATACACCGTCGCGTCCACCTACCTCGACTGGATCACCTCCCTGCCCTGGAACGAGAGCACCGAGGACAACCTCGACATCGCGGCCGCCCGGAAGATCCTGGACGAAGACCACTACGGCCTGAAAAAGGTCAAGAAGCGCATCATCGAATATCTGGCCGTCCGCAAACTCAATCCCGAATCGAAAAGCCCCATCCTCTGTTTCGTGGGCCCTCCGGGGACGGGCAAGACCTCCCTCGGCCATTCCATCGCCCGGGCGATCGGCCGCAGGTTCATTCGGATCTCCCTGGGCGGGGTCCGCGACGAGGCCGAGATCCGGGGCCACCGGCGCACCTATGTCGGCGCCCTTCCCGGCCGGATCATTCAGGGGATCCGACGGGCCGAATCCAACAACCCCATCTTCATGCTCGACGAGATCGACAAGGTCGGCAGCGATTTCCGAGGCGATCCCTCCTCGGCCCTGCTCGAGGTTCTGGATCCCGAACAGAATTTCTCGTTTTCGGACCACTATCTGGACGTTCCCTTCGACCTGTCCCGGGTGATGTTCATCACCACGGCCAACATGCTCGACACCATCCCGCCGCCGCTCCGGGACCGCATGGAGGTTCTGCAGCTTCTGGGCTACACCGAGGATGAAAAGATCAAGATCGCGAACCGGTATCTGATCCCCCGACAGCGCAAGGCCCACGGCCTTACGGCGGAACAGATCAACATCACCGCGGGGGCTGTCCGGATGATCATCAACAGCTACACCCGGGAGGCGGGCCTCCGGAACCTGGAGCGCGAGATCGCCGCCCTCTGCCGCGGGGTCGCCGCCAAAATCGCCATGAACGAGGCTGAATCCGTTTCCATCAAGATCGGGGACATCGCCGAATATCTCGGACCGATCCGGTTCACCTCGGAAAGCAAGTCCCGCCTCCAGACCCCGGGGGTCGCCATGGGGATGGCCTGGACCCCGGTGGGGGGAGACCTTCTCTTCATCGAGGCGACGGCCATGCCGGGCAAGAAGGGGCTGATCCTGACTGGACAACTCGGGGACGTCATGAAGGAGTCGGCCACCGCGGCCTTGAGCTTCATCCGGGCCAACGCCGGGAAGCTCAAAATTCCCGACGGATTCTTCGAGGAACATGATATCCATATCCATATCCCGGCGGGCGCCATTCCCAAGGACGGCCCCTCGGCCGGGGTCACGATGCTGACGGCCCTGACGTCCCTCATCACCAACACACCCATTCAGAAGGACCTGTCCATGACGGGCGAGATCACCCTCCGGGGCCAGGTCCTGCCGGTGGGCGGCATCAAGGAAAAGGTCCTGGCGGCCCACCGGGCCAAGATCAAGACCATCATCCTCCCCAGGGAGAACGAAAAAGATCTGGAAGACATTCCTGAAAAGGTCCGGGAGGAGATCCAGTTCCATTTCGTGGACAAAATGCACCAGGTGCTCAGCATCGCACTGGAAAAACCCTGA